Part of the Rhipicephalus sanguineus isolate Rsan-2018 unplaced genomic scaffold, BIME_Rsan_1.4 Seq180, whole genome shotgun sequence genome, AGCGAATCCTTGGAGCGTTGTTCGTTTTGTGGTGGGCATGGTTGATACCAATTTGATTACGTGGTCGGCGCTCACGATAACGGAATCATTGTCTCTTTCCCAGCAAAGCCCGAGGACTTTTATTGTATGTGGATCGCCACCGTCATCTTCCAATGATAATCGGTTCGTCTGGAACTGTTCTCTTAGCAAGGAGCTGTTTGATGCCCACTTACGAAGCTCCATGCCGGCGTCCGCTAGAATGATTCTCGCCTCCGAGTAAATCCGTTGAGCCGTCCGCAGGTTGTCCGCACCGATGACTAAATCATCGACGTAAAATGACTGTCGGAGGCATTCCACTGTTCGGGGAATCGCTCTTCGGAGACTCGGAAATGCTGGTGTAACGTTGCTGCTAGGAGAAAGGGGCTGGACTTAGCGCCGAAGGGCACGCGGGTCATTTGCCAGCGAACGATTGGCGGAAATGGTTCGTGTTCCGTCGGGAGACGAGCAACCCATAGGAAGCGCAGCGCATCTCTGTCTTCCGGGCGAATGCTGATTTGAAGATACGCCTTCTTAATGTCAGCCACCATGATTATTGGATGCATCCTGAAGTTGAGCAAAAGTTTAAGTAAGTCGGCATCCATCTTAGGCCCCTTCATGAGCACGTTGTTCAAGGATGGTTGACCGGGAGCATGAGATGACGCGTCAAAAACAACCCGAAGCTTGGTGGTGACGGCATCACGACCAATTACTccatgatgcggcatgtagtacGTGTTGGGCTTGAGCACCATGTCGTCTGGAACTCGGTCTGCGTGGGATTCGTTGAAGTATGCCTTGATGGTGTCGTCATAATGAACAAGAAGGTCTGGTTGCTGTCGGAAGCGACGGAGCTGCATCAGGAGCCGCTGTTTAGCGAGGTCGTAGTTGCTTTGGCCGGTTTCCAGACCAGGCTCCCGAAGAAGAAGGGGAACCTCGTAGCGCTCTCCTTTCTTGGACACGTCATTTTCGAACAATTCAAGGGagttgctgtcgctttggctgccGTCAGGACTGTCTTGCACACCTAGAGAGTCGATGCACCATAAGTTGGCAATTCGCATGTCCACGCTTTCAGTGGCTTCTTCGACAGCAATGAAGAGAGAAGTAGCTCGCGTTCTTGATCCTTGCGCTAGGTTGCTCAGAGTACCCTGAATGGTCCATCCAAAAAGGGTTAAACCCTTTTTCGGGTCCAAGGGTTGGAACCCAAAGGGTCGAAGGGTTAGAACCAACTAAGCGTGCCAAcgcccgtggcagttgctcgtgagcgtcaccccttcgtcctcttttatttgtaacacaTTTTGTAACAcatgattgaactctaatgtcgtgttaagtctgttagcaattacttttgtaaatagcttgtagacaacggacagtaagctgcaggggctgtaatttttcaggtacTTCACGTCCccttcttatggatcaagatgatgttggcattcttccaagattctggtattctccccgtcgagagacacttcgcatacagggtggccagtttttctaacataatctctccaccgtctttcaacaggtctgatgttacctgacgCTCACCagtggctttgcctctttgcattccctttagggctttctttacttctcctgtcaatactggtgggatgtcagatttctctgggctattactgcttcttacgctatcatcctgactgtctcggctgctgtacagatctctgtagaactcttccgctacctcaactattctatccatattggttgtgaccttgccttccttgtcccttaatgcatacacctgatttttgcctatgcacagttttgtcttcatagctttgagctcaccataccaatgcactataaacaataaactacttctgtgatgacacgtttcactttcgtgttataccgattcctatgaaggagggatcagcctcatttttttttcgcttttccgCGAGTGGACGCAAGCTGCACCTTGAATATCTCTGCAAATGTTAATAGGGCTTACACGAAACCGCATCTCAAAGCGACATATTGTGCCTTCAGAAGTGCAGACACAATCTGCAGTCAGCACACAATCGCCCTTGATAATTTATTGCATCGCTCATAGAACGGGAACCTGTACAAAGACGCGCATAACGATTTCAACTCGTTgagttttagttgggcgtccgcaacagctcggCGGACGCAGTCTGCCAACCATTGCGCAAGACACTATAAAGTTGGGCGTACGTacgagcctacgtacgcagcacggctGCGGGagagaaatgcgcatgcgcagtacgtaactTATTACTCCAGGGATGCGCACGTACGCCCGTAACGAGACGTTGCGTACCCTAACGCAACGCttactacgttgcgttctcgcgagaCTGCGAAGAAACCAGAAACAGAAACAATAGACATGATGGCTGCAGTGGCTTTCGACGCAGGCAGCAACAGCGAATccgatgcaagtcgtgtgtactccacattgaaaggACGTTTCCACGCCAGACAAGGTGCAATCAAGCgcacgttccggcgtcctgacgAGTGGGGAAGACATAGCCTGGCCTCCAAAAAAAATCACcaagcaaccgtcttcgacaggttgtgtgcggAACGCGTTATTCTTTTCTGTCAGGCCCCGCGGTGAATGaccccgtgaaaaaaaaaaaaaaaaaaacaggaaaaaaaaaacgtaagcttGGTACGTGCATTTATTCATGCTGCAACATAATGCGCGTTGAGCGTTTGTGCGAGCTTTAACTCATTGAAAGGGCTGCTTGTAGATCGGAAAATCAAGAATACGTTGAATACGACCAGTTGCTGCAGGATACTTGTAagggccgtattcacaaacgaaacttatCCTTAACTTATGACTTAAGTAACCGATCGGCACTTAACGCGTTTCACAGACCAATCTTGTACTTAAGTGAAACTTAAATCGCCACTTAAGTACCAGAAAGTAAAGTACAGCTACTTGCTACCTTGAAAAGTTATCCTCAACTTATGACTTAAGTAACCAATCGGCACTTAACGCGTTTCACAGACCAATCTTGTACTTAAGGTAAACTTAAATCAGCACTTAAGTGCCGGAAAGTAAAGTACAGCTACTGGACTACCTTAAGTGCTACTTTAGCTGTTTTTCGTCAAACAACATGGCCGACCACTACGGCTGTGTCGCCTACTCACCGATTATGCTGGCCGTGTGGAAGAAATTACGCAGGATGAAGCATACCGTTACACGCCGCCGTTACGCCAAGTTCTCAGGGATCGGCACAATCCCATCGAGGTGTATAACGATGCGGGATTCCTGTCGCAGTCGCTTTTCCAAGCTGGTGGTGCTACACCTGTTACAAATGCTGTCGCTGGGCATAAAGGACAACGAACGCGGTCAGTCGGTTCCGCCACTGCATGCTGATGACATACGTGAAATATATTTGAGAGCTGAGGTTCCTTCGCTTGCTTCATCAAACAGTTTTAGccaggcgtccgcagcagcttgGCAGACGCGGGCTTTGATAGCAGCTCGCGTCCGTAGAGCTGCTGCGGTCGCCCAACCACATACATTGGCAGCTTGCGTCTGCAGAACAGCTGTGGACGCCCGAATAAACTGTGTAACGGAGCAAGTGAAAGACCTCacctgttattttttttaattattggttCCTTTCACATGAAAACACTCCCATTATTAAGAAAGAAGGGAACGCCAAACgctgaaaagcagaaaaagaatccAAGGAACGAAACGCACATATGGCCACAAAAGAACCGCTCGTATTGCATGCGATATCTCAGCACAGTAAACAAACTTGTAGACGACAAAATAAGCGCGAGTTGTGATGACCACTTTATAGCGACGGCCGCTGAGTGGCGGCTGCTTGTTGTGTCTAGCCGGAGGCTTAAAACCGACAAAACCGACAAAAGCGAGAAATAATTTATTCCGCCTGTTACGAAAAGTACCTTTATGAAGACTAGAACATTTACAGGCAGTGTTCCGCGAAAGTTACAGTAATTTATTGGTGCTTTATTTAATGAAACAAGCGTGAAAACTTCTGTAGCCTCGTTCCCAGGAGCCATACTTACCCAGAAAAGTGGTACTTTCATAAGTGCTCGTTAAGTGTGGTTTTTGAAACTTTCCCCGCACTTAACTCAAAGTTATACTTTCCTCATACTCTCATAAGTGTAACTTATCGCGCAACTTTCCCTGGTTTTCTGATCAAACAAAATGGCTGACTATTCTAACAGTCTCGCCGACTTCGAGGATTTTGCTGGCCGGGTGGAGGAAATTATATAGGATGAAGCGTATCGCTACGCGCCGCCGTTACGGCCATTTCTCAGGGATCGGCAGAATCCTATAGAGGCATACAACGACGCGGAATTCCTGTCACGGTACCGCTTTTCCAAGCGAGCAGTGATACGCCAGCTGGAAATGCTGCCGCTGCACCCAAAGGACAACGAACGTGGTCACCCCGTGCCGCCACTGCTCCAGCTGCTCATCGCACTGCGATTCTACGGCGCCGGAACCTTTCAAGTTGTTACCGGAGACCTTGTTAATGTGTCTCAGGCAAGCGTGTCACGCATCAACGCACGCATATCAAGAATGATAGCCGACGCATTGTTCCCGCAGCTTGTGAGGTTGCCCAACGCCAGTGAAGCAGCCGTGGTAATGGAGGAAGTTTATGCCATGGCGCGTTTCCCTGGTGTGAGCGGCTGCATAGACTGCACTCATGTGCCCACGAAAAATCCCGGTGGCGAAGACGCGGAGGTCTTTCGGAATCGTAAGGGCTACTTCTCAATCAATGTCCAGGTATGTTTATGGCTCTCCCGTTGACGTAAATTAGGGAAATACTCGAATGATTATCATGTTTATAAAAGTAGCAGTGCGACGTTGTATGCATAACATAAATTTGTACCAATTTTCCCGAGCATTATATCTATTTCAGAGTGAAAAAAGATTGCTTCCTATTGCAGGCAATCACAGGGCCTCAACTTCAATTTTTTGATTTGGTGGCCAGCTGGCCGGGTTCAGCTCACGACAGCCGGATATTTGACAATAGTTCGGCGAGAGTACAGTATGAGCGAGGGACGGTGCCTGGCATCCTACTTGGCGACAAGGGGTATCCCTGCAGATCCTACCTGATGAACCTATTTATGGacacagggacgaaagacagcccTAAGCACAGGTGAAGTCAAGTTGGAGCAATCGTGGAGCAATACTATTGTGTATACAAATGCCTAAAATGCTAAAAAAATGCTTTGTTTCGGTACAACAAGTCTCTCTCACGGACTCCCTGCAGTGTCGAGAGGGCGTTTGGAGTGTGGAAGCGAAGGTTTCCATGCCTCGACATGACACGTCAGATAAAAACATCATCAGTCCCCATCATCATAACAGCTTGTGCCGCACTGCACAACTTCGGCCACCTCCTGAGAGAACCCGTCCcacctccaccacaaagccaGGTCATTCATGACAGCAGTTCACCGGCTACCATCTCATCTGCTCCGCCACCACCAGCAGCCATGCCACTTGTGCCAGACACAGCAGGCGGATTCAGGATGAGGGAGCGCATAGTCGCGCAGTATTTCACTTAAACGAAATGAAACAGCATAACAGGGATGTGACTTTATTCATACTGTTTATTCATAATGTCTAGCTGAAGCTTTAGCATTTGTGCCTTGGCCTTCTGATTCGCTATTTTTAACCGAAAAAAGCTCCATTGCCTCACTTTGTTGCGCTCTTTTTTGCTTGTGTTCGATCCGCATAAATTTCAACCTCAATAAATGCTCTCGTTTCTTTTGCTCGCGGTCCTCTTTGATGGCATCCAGGCGGGCACCCAGTTCGATTGGGACAGCCGTTTGCCTCTGGCTGCCGCTGGTTGCAGTGCGTTTCGTGCCAGCTGGCACAGCGGCGCTGGCAGTTGCAGCTGAAGCGACTCCGGAAGTTGTTGTGGGTGCTCCAGCTGCAGCCTCTGATAAGCTTGCACCACCGCCATAGCACGGTTTGATCATTGCAGCATCCTGTCCTTGGCCATGGGGACGTGAATGAATTGGTGATGACTCTTCCAGCGGACTGCTAGGCTCTTCCCATGAATAGGAGTCTGTTGCCCCGTCGTACATGTCTTGACAACCTGTAGAAAAAGTTCATATGGTCACACTGCTTGCCGATTCCTGCATAGCTACACCAAAGGTGTCGCATTGTTCTGAACACCATGCTGTGTGTGTACACTCTACAGTCATGTAGTACCTAAAGTGGCCATTGTAaccattttatttttaaaaatgtcacGTGGTGCAATCTACCTATATCTTCAAGGTTTGATGTTGCTTTGTTGATTCGTCACATTGTGACGCTCAATTACATGAGACAGTAGAGGGTGGCAACACCGAAGCCTGACAAACACACCGTTCAGAAAACGGCTAAAATACTGGACTCTGAAAATGCGTACGTGACAGTTGCAGCGTAATAAACGAAACACATTTGTGTTACAAAAAAGTGAACTTAACAGACCTAAAACATGGGCAATGAAAAAAATACGAAGGAGCCATACCAGCGGACTCTTCCAGAGCCGTGTCTTGGGTCTGCGACAGCAGTGCAGCGACAGAAGGTGTGCACAGGTGGTTCGAGGACTGCGATCCCCCGGGCATAGCATCATGCCGGCTGCGGTCGCTGTCGCAGGGGTTGGGCAGACGAACAGCCATGTGTGAAGCGATGTCTCCTACGCGCTGTAGCTCGTCGGTCATTTCGCTTAACGGTGGTGTTCCGCCACCTGAAATGCAAAAAATCAAAGAAACGAATTGAATGAGACTTCAAAAGaaagtttttttaaatgcgaagcatttcttagcgaacttcggcgactttgagagtatctatctatctatctatctagccgcctacgactttgcgctctcctggccgtatcGTTAATgggatttataccaaaattggtatggcataacatgactgaaTGGCAaacatgaatgactggtcatattatgaaaatcatgactaacttgtcatgaaaaccatgatttacacgccatggcCATAGTGCTCCTGAGGCCGTTTTCTTAACTTGATATATTCAAAAATTGCtacgatgagacatttctgtatgaccaacacaaatgacaggtggtaatattaaaatcataacctgcatgtcatgtagaacatcatttacatgccacgctcatggcgtgctgaaggccgttcgctagcttgatatacaccaaaatttgtactgcacgacgtgactgtatgatgaacacaaatgacaggtcttGACATGTGAATAATAACATGCATATTATATACAGCATTATTTGcttcttgctgactgcttcgcattacatcgattcccacagtgcgtgggagctGCCGGTTTTTTTTCAAGCACAGCATAATGAGCAAACGTTAAACGAACGCACAAGACGCACGAAATGAATGTGCAAAGGCAGCGATGCATATAGTGCGCAGAGGATTTACTGCCGCAACTTGCACTCTTCCTTGTACCTAGCACAAGTGTAAGAAAACGCAACCATGATTGCAGACGCTGTGACAAAAGTAAGGAGCGCGAGCGCTGCCTATTTTCGCGAGTTCAGCCGAGGCCGGACTTCAGAGACGCGCTGGCGTTCCTTCTTATTACCCAAAGACAAGGAATGCTACCTAAAGAGAAGGAATGCCAGTGCGTCTCTAAAGTCAAGCTGCGCTTCAAGTCATCGTGGTAAATTTCCGAACGCTGCACAATGCCCTAATGCAGGATATGTCACTAATAATATCGTAATATCAATCAGACCAATGCTTACCTGTCGCAAACCGTTCCCGCACGTCTTCAGCGTTCCTCCTTCGCCACTTGTCTTTCATGTTTTCCCAGCATTTCTTGAGCTGGGTCCATTTGCGCGGCGTGACGTTGTGGCGGCTGTTAAACTCATCTTCAATCTTTTTCCAGGAATCGCGCTTTCGACTCGCGGACGCCGCGTCGGTCCTCTTGTTTTCGACGATGCTGCGGTAGCGTGAGAGCAGGTCCAACAACACAGCGCGTTCTTCCTCGGAGAagttgatttttttcttctccatcGTCAAGACAAATAAAAAATATTGCACACACACACCGTGAAGAAATGCTTAACGTCCCCGAAGCACAGCGAAACTGTAAGCCACCGTACGTAGCGAACACAACATAACTGTTGCGACGGGCAGAGGTAACAGCTGACTGGGGTATCACTGGGCTATAACTGGGGGTCACTATAGGCCATTGTGGCCAGATAAGTCCGAAAAAAAGCGCAAAAATATAAATACCTGTTTTCTTTACTCAGCACTGTGTGCATGTTATCACTGAATCTTTTCTTTCCACATTATTTTGATGCAAAAGTTAATAATTTGCAAATAAATTGATCGTACACGCCAATAATTTACGTAGCCTCAACACCATGCGACATACTTGTCCCGAAAAGTGCTACTTCGGAAAGTAATACTTAAGTGTCGTTCAAGAAACACTTTTCTGAAACTTTCCTTATACTTGAACTTTTCTTACACTTACTGTACCTCCACTTAAGTatcgtttgtgaatacggccctTACTTACTTaattacttacttacttacttacttactttatttatttatttatttatttatttatttatttatttctctctctctttctttctctatcttccgtttctttgtctctctctctctctgtgtcccTTCTCTTTCCTACTATCTCTTTCCGTCGctctctattcctttctctctctttccttgattatctctctttccatccttctttttctctgtatttcgttctctctatctatttctctttctttctatgctatgctttactctctccccttctcctcaccctcacatccctttcctatccccttgctatactataccatacaaggctatgctacgctgtgctaacgtgcctggatagccgagtggttaggacgctcgccttcggattgtgggtacgcgggctTGAATTTCGCCTCGCGAAAAATTATTTCCTCCtagagtttctctctttctctacccggttagagaaagagagaaactctaGGAGGAAATAATTTTTCGCGAGGCGAAATTCAagcccgcgtacccacaatccgaaggcgagcgtcctaaccactcggctatccaggcacgttagcacagcgtagcatagccttgtatggtatagtatagcaaggggataggaaagggatgtgagggtgaggagaaggggagagagtaaagcatagcatagaaagaaagagaaatagatagagagaacgaaatacagagaaaaagaaggatggaaagagagataatcaaggaaagagagagaaaggaatgagAAGAATGGTTCTTGACTTACAGGAGGATCCCGACTTGGGCTTGGCCATTTACGCAGACGACATTACATGCTGGGCTAATAAGGGCTCGTACGGAAGCAGGCAGGACGTACTGCAAAGGGCCATTGACGTTATAGACTGTCACATGAAGAAAATGAACATGACTTGTTCACCGGAGAAATCGGCATACATCCATGTGAGACCGAAGTACACCCGGGCTGACAGATCCCCAGAGCTCCAATTAATACTTGCAGGCAAGACGATCAGGAGAGTAGCGCAGCTTCGAATTCTGGGTATGCACGTCCAGGAAACGGGAGCACCGCGCACACCCTTGGGAATCTCAAGCGCACGGTCAGGGGTATAACCAGCCTCTTGGGTCGCATCGCTCGCAGTAGAAAAGGAATGCGCGAAGCTGACACCTTACGGCTAGTGCACGCCTTCGTAGTCAGCCGTATTACATATGCACTGCCTTATCAAGCAACTCGTAGGACAGACATCGAGCACGCGGACCGACTCCTTCGAATCGCCTGCAAGGCAGCCCTAGGGCTGCCTCAAAACACCAGCACC contains:
- the LOC119376656 gene encoding putative nuclease HARBI1, producing MLPLHPKDNERGHPVPPLLQLLIALRFYGAGTFQVVTGDLVNVSQASVSRINARISRMIADALFPQLVRLPNASEAAVVMEEVYAMARFPGVSGCIDCTHVPTKNPGGEDAEVFRNRKGYFSINVQIKTSSVPIIITACAALHNFGHLLREPVPPPPQSQVIHDSSSPATISSAPPPPAAMPLVPDTAGGFRMRERIVAQYFT
- the LOC119376655 gene encoding uncharacterized protein LOC119376655, with protein sequence MRIANLWCIDSLGVQDSPDGSQSDSNSLELFENDVSKKGERYEVPLLLREPGLETGQSNYDLAKQRLLMQLRRFRQQPDLLVHYDDTIKAYFNESHADRVPDDMVLKPNTYYMPHHGVIGRDAVTTKLRVVFDASSHAPGQPSLNNVLMKGPKMDADLLKLLLNFRMHPIIMVADIKKAYLQISIRPEDRDALRFLWVARLPTEHEPFPPIVRWQMTRVPFGAKSSPFLLAATLHQHFRVSEERFPEQWNASDSHFTSMI